In Eupeodes corollae chromosome 3, idEupCoro1.1, whole genome shotgun sequence, a single genomic region encodes these proteins:
- the LOC129952667 gene encoding neogenin isoform X3 translates to MYRPSGRGGGGGQPIVVGLHYLVLLLLLLVASFRIAKCQGSQVLEFTLEPQDVVVPEGNSVLLQCSGKTQHGSHQKAGKTSPNIRWRGPDGQDLGIVGDTFRTQLKNGSLYISSVEQNRGLTGSYQCLLSVDGIGTIVSRSAIVSIARLPEINQDFMESYLLPGQTAYFRCILGHIQPGIKNDIQWLKDDAPLQIDNLRMVILQNGALEIDEIGTSDRGTYQCNVTSGVVSRLSSKTNLNIKKLTEGGESQVAPSFLVGPSPKTVKEGDTVTLDCVANGMPKPQIRWLRNGEELDLNIFPSDLDSRFSILGTGSLQISAAEDIDSGNYQCRASNTVDSLDAQATLQVQVPPKFIQSPTDKSAFEKEELELECAIRGKPKPMIHWMKNGDVITPNDYMQLVAGHNLRIMGLLQSDAGMFQCVGTNPAGSVQASARLKIITPEQKYKTKKPQSQTTKSLQTLSPKRRNKNNSNSNDNNSGEVQVRTKSVDNTRILSKSALDSLLSKGKGITIPSGVEIALNDNTNYGDDDEDDENYDDNSESPDDKDYDDDEEITGNEDIINAFKRGDDPNKILNTWKNKQDNERRQEELASSSQKIRRKNPLSSSSSLDLDEDGQLTAAGNHLPGPPRDLVAQIVKPRFVAISWMEPVKNPDEVISYTVYYKMNNSEREQKIITKSHDDQQVNIQSLMPGKTYQFRVIGNSNFGPGESSEILEVRTQPEENIAGPPRSVEGYPLNHKEIYVKWEPPIVTNGIISKYRIYYAEDDSGAEMYTDSTSQSVILNELRPFTEYTITVVPFNQNGMGDPSNEMKVKTYSSSPSEPPNNVTLEVTSSTSITVHWEPPAEEERNGQITGYKIRYRKLKEAPEVKSTPANIRYFELNGLDRNSEYQVKIAAMTVNGTGPFTEWHRVVTLENDLDETQVPGKPVWIVVRTGAESIALHWGPPIQHEIKIRNFVLGWGKGIPDENILELNESERSYVLKKLEPNTEYVVSLRARNIKGDGPPIYDNIKTRDEEPMEAPMPLEVPVGLRAITMSSTSIVVYWIDTTLSKNQHVTDNRHYTVRYGITGSSRFKLHNTTDLNCMLNELRPNTQYEFAVKVVKGRRESAWSMSVLNTTLQNIPISPPREVTVRADENNPQSVIIQWLPPKHSMGQISGYNVYYTTDTSKRDRDWSIESSNLDDNVMVILNLKQHTTYYFKVQARTGKGSAPFSTLVSHTTGAAVLRQEPNTISKGLTNEMIIYMIIFGTAVILFIVVAVIVILCRKKPQSSPEHSKKSYQKNNVGVPKPPDLWIHHDQMELKNIDKPMHNHNSTPACSDGASSSGALTLPRPSLHEYDIEAPVPPCVTNSLDKRSYVPGYMTTSLNSTMERPQYPRTQYNIPNRQHMGVDTTLSQQSLSQPQNNSLAQTPEHPYMYDGFSNPPYQTAISTVETSKRGHPLKSFGTPGPPQPGVPPPVITTCSKHTPAVTIRPQNASPFKKPSFSVATPTNRLTGCSSIAHSTDEIQRLAPSTSTEELNQEMANLEGLMKDLSAITASEFEC, encoded by the exons TTCTAGAATTCACATTGGAACCTCAAGATGTGGTTGTTCCCGAAGGTAATTCCGTTCTTCTACAATGTTCGGGCAAAACACAACACGGTTCCCACCAAAAAGCTGGAAAAACATCACCAAACATTCGGTGGCGAGGTCCTGATGGTCAGGATTTGGGAATTGTCGGTGATACATTTAG AACCCAACTTAAAAATGGTTCATTGTACATAAGTTCAGTTGAACAGAACCGTGGTCTAACTGGTTCGTATCAATGTCTCCTAAGTGTCGATGGCATCGGCACGATAGTTAGTCGATCGGCGATAGTTTCCATCGCCCGACTACCtgaaatcaatcaagactttaTGGAATCCTATCTACTGCCCGGTCAGACAGCCTACTTCCGTTGCATTCTCGGCCACATTCAGCCTGGTATCAAAAACGATATTCAATGGCTAAAAGATGATGCCCCTCTGCAAATAGACAATCTGAGAATGGTAATCCTTCAGAATGGTGCTTTGGAAATAGACGAAATCGGTACTTCGGATCGAGGAACTTATCAGTGCAATGTGACTTCGGGTGTGGTGTCGAGACTGAGTAGTAAAACCAATTTGAACATCAAGAAATTAACCGAAGGTGGGGAGAGTCAAGTAGCGCCATCGTTCCTTGTTGGCCCATCACCGAAAACCGTCAAGGAGGGAGACACTGTGACACTAGACTGTGTGGCAAATGGAATGCCAAAACCACAAATACGGTGGCTGCGGAATGGAGAAGAGCTGGATTTAAA TATCTTTCCTAGCGACTTGGATTCTCGTTTTTCGATCCTCGGCACAGGATCTCTACAAATTTCTGCCGCAGAAGACATTGATTCGGGAAACTATCAATGCCGAGCCAGTAATACGGTTGATTCCTTAGACGCTCAAGCCACCTTACAAGTTCAAGTTCCTCCGAAATTCATCCAAAGTCCCACCGATAAGTCTGCTTTCGAGAAGGAAGAACTTGAGTTGGAGTGTGCCATCAGAGGCAAACCCAAGCCAATGATCCATTGGATGAAAAATGGCGACGTAATCACACCCAATGACTATATGCAACTTGTTGCTGGTCATAATCTACGAATCATGGGTCTCCTACAATCCGATGCAGGAATGTTTCAATGTGTCGGAACGAATCCAGCAGGAAGTGTTCAAGCATCGGCTCGCCTTAAAATCATCACACCAG AGCAAAAGTACAAAACGAAGAAACCCCAGTCCCAGACAACGAAATCCCTTCAAACCTTAAGCCCGAAACGTCGTAACAAAAataacagcaacagcaacgaCAATAATTCTGGTGAAGTTCAAGTGCGAACTAAGTCTGTTGATAATACACGAATTCTATCGAAAAGTGCACTCGATAGCCTCTTGTCCAAAGGCAAAGGCATTACTATTCCTAGTGGTGTTGAAATTGCCCTTAACGACAATACCAACTATGGCGATGACGATGAGGACGACGAAAACTACGATGATAATTCCGAATCACCAGACGACAAAgattacgacgacgacgaagagaTCACAGGCAACGAAGATATAATAAACGCCTTCAAACGTGGCGACGATCCCAATAAGATTCTCAACACATGGAAGAACAAGCAGGACAACGAACGACGCCAAGAGGAGTTAGCTTCCTCTTCGCAGAAAATTCGAAGAAAAAATCCCTTATCCTCATCCTCTTCACTTGATTTAGATGAAGATGGCCAATTGACTGCAGCTGGAAACCATTTACCAGGACCACCCCGAGATTTGGTAGCGCAAATAGTCAAGCCCAGATTTGTGGCAATCAGTTGGATGGAGCCGGTTAAAAATCCCGATGAGGTCATCTCCTACACGGTTTACTACAAGATGAACAACAGCGAAAG GgaacaaaaaatcatcacaAAATCACATGACGACCAACAAGTCAACATTCAGTCCTTGATGCCAGGAAAAACCTATCAGTTCCGGGTTATCGGCAATAGCAATTTTGGTCCTGGCGAGTCATCTGAG attTTGGAAGTGCGGACACAACCGGAAGAGAATATTGCCGGTCCACCTCGAAGTGTTGAAGGATATCCATTGAACCACAAAGAGATTTATGTGAAATGGGAGCCACCAATCGTCACCAATGGGATTATCTCCAAGTATCGCATCTATTATGCTGAG GATGATAGCGGTGCTGAAATGTACACGGATAGTACATCGCAAAGTGTCATTCTAAATGAACTTCGTCCATTTACCGAGTATACAATTACCGTTGTGCCTTTTAATCAAAACGGAATGGGTGATCCATCGAATGAAATGAAAGTCAAAACCTATTCATCATCACCTTCAGAACCACCAAATAATGTTACCCTTGAAGTAACAAGCTCAACA TCAATAACCGTGCACTGGGAACCGCCGGCTGAGGAAGAACGAAATGGCCAAATCACTGGCTATAAGATACGTTATCGGAAACTGAAGGAAGCTCCTGAAGTGAAAAGTACCCCGGCTAATATTCGTTACTTTGAATTGAACGGCTTGGATCGAAACTCAGAATACCAGGTGAAGATTGCTGCTATGACAGTTAATGGAACAGGACCATTCACCGAATGGCATCGCGTTGTAACTCTGGAAAATGATCTTGACGAGACTCAAGTTCCTGGGAAGCCAGTATGGATAGTTGTACGAACTGGAGCAGAGAGTATAGCATTGCATTGGGGCCCTCCAATTCAACATGAAATCAAAATTCGCAATTTTGTCCTTGGCTGGGGTAAAGGAATTCCCGACGAGAATATTCTTGAACTTAACGAAAGCGAACGAAGCTATGTTCTGAAGAAACTCGAACCCAATACCGAGTATGTTGTGTCTTTGAGAGCTCGAAATATCAAGGGAGATGGTCCTCCAATTTATGACAACATCAAAACCCGAGATGAAGAACCTATGGAAGCTCCAATGCCCCTTGAAGTGCCCGTTGGTTTGAGGGCAATAACAATGTCTTCCACATCGATTGTGGTCTATTGGATTGACACAACCCTCAGCAAAAATCAACATGTGACAGATAATCGTCATTACACTGTGCGATATGGCATAACAGGATCCAGTCGGTTTAAGTTACACAACACCACCGACTTGAATTGCATGCTAAATGAACTACGTCCTAATACTCAATACGAATTTGCTGTAAAAGTTGTCAAGGGCCGACGCGAATCAGCATGGTCAATGTCTGTGCTAAATACAACCCTCCAAAACATTCCAATATCACCTCCTAGAGAGGTGACAGTTCGAGCCGATGAGAATAATCCTCAGAGTGTTATAATCCAATGGCTTCCACCGAAACACAGTATGGGCCAGATAAGCGGCTACAATGTGTACTACACCACAGATACCTCGAAACGAGACCGAGATTGGTCTATTGAAAGCTCGAATCTAGATGACAATGTTATGGTGATATTAAATCTTAAGCAACACACCACATACTACTTTAAGGTTCAAGCTCGAACCGGCAAAGGTAGTGCACCATTTTCAACTCTGGTCTCTCACACAACTGGTGCAGCAGTTTTAAGACAAGAACCAAATACCATCAGTAAAGGACTCACCAATGAGATGATAATTTACATGATCATTTTTGGCACAGCAGTGATTTTATTCattgttgttgctgttattGTGATCTTGTGTCGCAAAAAGCCACAAAGCTCACCCGAGCACTCTAAGAAAAG CTATCAGAAAAACAATGTTGGTGTTCCAAAGCCACCAGATCTATGGATTCATCATGATCAAATGGAATTGAAGAATATCGATAAACCAATGCATAATCATAATTCAACTCCAG CTTGTAGCGATGGAGCATCTAGTAGTGGAGCTTTGACTCTTCCTCGACCAAGTTTGCATGAATACGACATAGAAGCACCGGTTCCACCTTGTGTGACAAATTCACTAGACAAACGGTCTTATGTCCCAGGTTATATGA CTACTTCTTTGAACTCAACGATGGAACGACCACAATATCCACGAACGCAATATAACATTCCAAATAGGCAGCATATGGGTGTTGATACAACATTATCGCAGCAGAGCTTGTCACAACCACAGAATAACTCTCTGGCACAGACGCCAGAACACCCGTATATGTATGATGGATTTAG cAATCCACCATACCAAACAGCAATATCAACTGTAGAAACTTCAAAACGTGGACATCCACTAAAGAGTTTCGGAACTCCTGGTCCACCACAGCCTGGTGTACCGCCACCAGTTATTACAACATGTTCTAAGCACA CACCAGCAGTTACAATACGTCCCCAAAATGCTTCACCATTCAAAAAACCATCATTCTCAGTTGCCACACCCACAAATCGCCTAACAGGCTGCTCATCAATAGCACATTCAACAGATGAAATACAAAGACTTGCACCAAGTACTTCCACCGAAGAACTTAATCAAGAAATGGCCAATTTAGAGGGCCTAATGAAAGATTTAAGTGCAATCACTGCCAGTGAATTTGAATGTTAA
- the LOC129952667 gene encoding neogenin isoform X1 — protein sequence MYRPSGRGGGGGQPIVVGLHYLVLLLLLLVASFRIAKCQGSQVLEFTLEPQDVVVPEGNSVLLQCSGKTQHGSHQKAGKTSPNIRWRGPDGQDLGIVGDTFRTQLKNGSLYISSVEQNRGLTGSYQCLLSVDGIGTIVSRSAIVSIARLPEINQDFMESYLLPGQTAYFRCILGHIQPGIKNDIQWLKDDAPLQIDNLRMVILQNGALEIDEIGTSDRGTYQCNVTSGVVSRLSSKTNLNIKKLTEGGESQVAPSFLVGPSPKTVKEGDTVTLDCVANGMPKPQIRWLRNGEELDLNIFPSDLDSRFSILGTGSLQISAAEDIDSGNYQCRASNTVDSLDAQATLQVQVPPKFIQSPTDKSAFEKEELELECAIRGKPKPMIHWMKNGDVITPNDYMQLVAGHNLRIMGLLQSDAGMFQCVGTNPAGSVQASARLKIITPEQKYKTKKPQSQTTKSLQTLSPKRRNKNNSNSNDNNSGEVQVRTKSVDNTRILSKSALDSLLSKGKGITIPSGVEIALNDNTNYGDDDEDDENYDDNSESPDDKDYDDDEEITGNEDIINAFKRGDDPNKILNTWKNKQDNERRQEELASSSQKIRRKNPLSSSSSLDLDEDGQLTAAGNHLPGPPRDLVAQIVKPRFVAISWMEPVKNPDEVISYTVYYKMNNSEREQKIITKSHDDQQVNIQSLMPGKTYQFRVIGNSNFGPGESSEILEVRTQPEENIAGPPRSVEGYPLNHKEIYVKWEPPIVTNGIISKYRIYYAEDDSGAEMYTDSTSQSVILNELRPFTEYTITVVPFNQNGMGDPSNEMKVKTYSSSPSEPPNNVTLEVTSSTSITVHWEPPAEEERNGQITGYKIRYRKLKEAPEVKSTPANIRYFELNGLDRNSEYQVKIAAMTVNGTGPFTEWHRVVTLENDLDETQVPGKPVWIVVRTGAESIALHWGPPIQHEIKIRNFVLGWGKGIPDENILELNESERSYVLKKLEPNTEYVVSLRARNIKGDGPPIYDNIKTRDEEPMEAPMPLEVPVGLRAITMSSTSIVVYWIDTTLSKNQHVTDNRHYTVRYGITGSSRFKLHNTTDLNCMLNELRPNTQYEFAVKVVKGRRESAWSMSVLNTTLQNIPISPPREVTVRADENNPQSVIIQWLPPKHSMGQISGYNVYYTTDTSKRDRDWSIESSNLDDNVMVILNLKQHTTYYFKVQARTGKGSAPFSTLVSHTTGAAVLRQEPNTISKGLTNEMIIYMIIFGTAVILFIVVAVIVILCRKKPQSSPEHSKKSVPFSDVYSYQKNNVGVPKPPDLWIHHDQMELKNIDKPMHNHNSTPACSDGASSSGALTLPRPSLHEYDIEAPVPPCVTNSLDKRSYVPGYMTTSLNSTMERPQYPRTQYNIPNRQHMGVDTTLSQQSLSQPQNNSLAQTPEHPYMYDGFSNPPYQTAISTVETSKRGHPLKSFGTPGPPQPGVPPPVITTCSKHTPAVTIRPQNASPFKKPSFSVATPTNRLTGCSSIAHSTDEIQRLAPSTSTEELNQEMANLEGLMKDLSAITASEFEC from the exons TTCTAGAATTCACATTGGAACCTCAAGATGTGGTTGTTCCCGAAGGTAATTCCGTTCTTCTACAATGTTCGGGCAAAACACAACACGGTTCCCACCAAAAAGCTGGAAAAACATCACCAAACATTCGGTGGCGAGGTCCTGATGGTCAGGATTTGGGAATTGTCGGTGATACATTTAG AACCCAACTTAAAAATGGTTCATTGTACATAAGTTCAGTTGAACAGAACCGTGGTCTAACTGGTTCGTATCAATGTCTCCTAAGTGTCGATGGCATCGGCACGATAGTTAGTCGATCGGCGATAGTTTCCATCGCCCGACTACCtgaaatcaatcaagactttaTGGAATCCTATCTACTGCCCGGTCAGACAGCCTACTTCCGTTGCATTCTCGGCCACATTCAGCCTGGTATCAAAAACGATATTCAATGGCTAAAAGATGATGCCCCTCTGCAAATAGACAATCTGAGAATGGTAATCCTTCAGAATGGTGCTTTGGAAATAGACGAAATCGGTACTTCGGATCGAGGAACTTATCAGTGCAATGTGACTTCGGGTGTGGTGTCGAGACTGAGTAGTAAAACCAATTTGAACATCAAGAAATTAACCGAAGGTGGGGAGAGTCAAGTAGCGCCATCGTTCCTTGTTGGCCCATCACCGAAAACCGTCAAGGAGGGAGACACTGTGACACTAGACTGTGTGGCAAATGGAATGCCAAAACCACAAATACGGTGGCTGCGGAATGGAGAAGAGCTGGATTTAAA TATCTTTCCTAGCGACTTGGATTCTCGTTTTTCGATCCTCGGCACAGGATCTCTACAAATTTCTGCCGCAGAAGACATTGATTCGGGAAACTATCAATGCCGAGCCAGTAATACGGTTGATTCCTTAGACGCTCAAGCCACCTTACAAGTTCAAGTTCCTCCGAAATTCATCCAAAGTCCCACCGATAAGTCTGCTTTCGAGAAGGAAGAACTTGAGTTGGAGTGTGCCATCAGAGGCAAACCCAAGCCAATGATCCATTGGATGAAAAATGGCGACGTAATCACACCCAATGACTATATGCAACTTGTTGCTGGTCATAATCTACGAATCATGGGTCTCCTACAATCCGATGCAGGAATGTTTCAATGTGTCGGAACGAATCCAGCAGGAAGTGTTCAAGCATCGGCTCGCCTTAAAATCATCACACCAG AGCAAAAGTACAAAACGAAGAAACCCCAGTCCCAGACAACGAAATCCCTTCAAACCTTAAGCCCGAAACGTCGTAACAAAAataacagcaacagcaacgaCAATAATTCTGGTGAAGTTCAAGTGCGAACTAAGTCTGTTGATAATACACGAATTCTATCGAAAAGTGCACTCGATAGCCTCTTGTCCAAAGGCAAAGGCATTACTATTCCTAGTGGTGTTGAAATTGCCCTTAACGACAATACCAACTATGGCGATGACGATGAGGACGACGAAAACTACGATGATAATTCCGAATCACCAGACGACAAAgattacgacgacgacgaagagaTCACAGGCAACGAAGATATAATAAACGCCTTCAAACGTGGCGACGATCCCAATAAGATTCTCAACACATGGAAGAACAAGCAGGACAACGAACGACGCCAAGAGGAGTTAGCTTCCTCTTCGCAGAAAATTCGAAGAAAAAATCCCTTATCCTCATCCTCTTCACTTGATTTAGATGAAGATGGCCAATTGACTGCAGCTGGAAACCATTTACCAGGACCACCCCGAGATTTGGTAGCGCAAATAGTCAAGCCCAGATTTGTGGCAATCAGTTGGATGGAGCCGGTTAAAAATCCCGATGAGGTCATCTCCTACACGGTTTACTACAAGATGAACAACAGCGAAAG GgaacaaaaaatcatcacaAAATCACATGACGACCAACAAGTCAACATTCAGTCCTTGATGCCAGGAAAAACCTATCAGTTCCGGGTTATCGGCAATAGCAATTTTGGTCCTGGCGAGTCATCTGAG attTTGGAAGTGCGGACACAACCGGAAGAGAATATTGCCGGTCCACCTCGAAGTGTTGAAGGATATCCATTGAACCACAAAGAGATTTATGTGAAATGGGAGCCACCAATCGTCACCAATGGGATTATCTCCAAGTATCGCATCTATTATGCTGAG GATGATAGCGGTGCTGAAATGTACACGGATAGTACATCGCAAAGTGTCATTCTAAATGAACTTCGTCCATTTACCGAGTATACAATTACCGTTGTGCCTTTTAATCAAAACGGAATGGGTGATCCATCGAATGAAATGAAAGTCAAAACCTATTCATCATCACCTTCAGAACCACCAAATAATGTTACCCTTGAAGTAACAAGCTCAACA TCAATAACCGTGCACTGGGAACCGCCGGCTGAGGAAGAACGAAATGGCCAAATCACTGGCTATAAGATACGTTATCGGAAACTGAAGGAAGCTCCTGAAGTGAAAAGTACCCCGGCTAATATTCGTTACTTTGAATTGAACGGCTTGGATCGAAACTCAGAATACCAGGTGAAGATTGCTGCTATGACAGTTAATGGAACAGGACCATTCACCGAATGGCATCGCGTTGTAACTCTGGAAAATGATCTTGACGAGACTCAAGTTCCTGGGAAGCCAGTATGGATAGTTGTACGAACTGGAGCAGAGAGTATAGCATTGCATTGGGGCCCTCCAATTCAACATGAAATCAAAATTCGCAATTTTGTCCTTGGCTGGGGTAAAGGAATTCCCGACGAGAATATTCTTGAACTTAACGAAAGCGAACGAAGCTATGTTCTGAAGAAACTCGAACCCAATACCGAGTATGTTGTGTCTTTGAGAGCTCGAAATATCAAGGGAGATGGTCCTCCAATTTATGACAACATCAAAACCCGAGATGAAGAACCTATGGAAGCTCCAATGCCCCTTGAAGTGCCCGTTGGTTTGAGGGCAATAACAATGTCTTCCACATCGATTGTGGTCTATTGGATTGACACAACCCTCAGCAAAAATCAACATGTGACAGATAATCGTCATTACACTGTGCGATATGGCATAACAGGATCCAGTCGGTTTAAGTTACACAACACCACCGACTTGAATTGCATGCTAAATGAACTACGTCCTAATACTCAATACGAATTTGCTGTAAAAGTTGTCAAGGGCCGACGCGAATCAGCATGGTCAATGTCTGTGCTAAATACAACCCTCCAAAACATTCCAATATCACCTCCTAGAGAGGTGACAGTTCGAGCCGATGAGAATAATCCTCAGAGTGTTATAATCCAATGGCTTCCACCGAAACACAGTATGGGCCAGATAAGCGGCTACAATGTGTACTACACCACAGATACCTCGAAACGAGACCGAGATTGGTCTATTGAAAGCTCGAATCTAGATGACAATGTTATGGTGATATTAAATCTTAAGCAACACACCACATACTACTTTAAGGTTCAAGCTCGAACCGGCAAAGGTAGTGCACCATTTTCAACTCTGGTCTCTCACACAACTGGTGCAGCAGTTTTAAGACAAGAACCAAATACCATCAGTAAAGGACTCACCAATGAGATGATAATTTACATGATCATTTTTGGCACAGCAGTGATTTTATTCattgttgttgctgttattGTGATCTTGTGTCGCAAAAAGCCACAAAGCTCACCCGAGCACTCTAAGAAAAG TGTTCCTTTCTCCGACGTCTACAGCTATCAGAAAAACAATGTTGGTGTTCCAAAGCCACCAGATCTATGGATTCATCATGATCAAATGGAATTGAAGAATATCGATAAACCAATGCATAATCATAATTCAACTCCAG CTTGTAGCGATGGAGCATCTAGTAGTGGAGCTTTGACTCTTCCTCGACCAAGTTTGCATGAATACGACATAGAAGCACCGGTTCCACCTTGTGTGACAAATTCACTAGACAAACGGTCTTATGTCCCAGGTTATATGA CTACTTCTTTGAACTCAACGATGGAACGACCACAATATCCACGAACGCAATATAACATTCCAAATAGGCAGCATATGGGTGTTGATACAACATTATCGCAGCAGAGCTTGTCACAACCACAGAATAACTCTCTGGCACAGACGCCAGAACACCCGTATATGTATGATGGATTTAG cAATCCACCATACCAAACAGCAATATCAACTGTAGAAACTTCAAAACGTGGACATCCACTAAAGAGTTTCGGAACTCCTGGTCCACCACAGCCTGGTGTACCGCCACCAGTTATTACAACATGTTCTAAGCACA CACCAGCAGTTACAATACGTCCCCAAAATGCTTCACCATTCAAAAAACCATCATTCTCAGTTGCCACACCCACAAATCGCCTAACAGGCTGCTCATCAATAGCACATTCAACAGATGAAATACAAAGACTTGCACCAAGTACTTCCACCGAAGAACTTAATCAAGAAATGGCCAATTTAGAGGGCCTAATGAAAGATTTAAGTGCAATCACTGCCAGTGAATTTGAATGTTAA